One stretch of Candidatus Latescibacterota bacterium DNA includes these proteins:
- a CDS encoding ParB/RepB/Spo0J family partition protein, translating into MTKELEISTLDMDSDVQSRAHMNGKIVKSYAREIEEGSKFPPATVFHDGNHYWLADGFHRVKARQQLGQQSIEAAILDGDKRAAILYGVGANATHGLRRTNADKRRAVELLLKDKEWANWSDREIARQCAVSNRLVTNMRTELSVNGSQMQAPPPTIKDCQEKPSPQNAELDQTSTTRMAKRNGKTYPLDVSKIGKKSQDARKPAPRVTTDSPKKGDGPDYLAYQAKVYLKEIDPNGSEGAKKLSEIRDWINEQLGETSVNRPN; encoded by the coding sequence ATGACTAAGGAACTCGAAATCAGCACCCTGGACATGGATAGCGACGTCCAAAGCAGGGCGCATATGAACGGGAAAATCGTCAAGTCCTATGCCCGCGAAATTGAGGAGGGCTCAAAATTCCCGCCGGCTACTGTATTCCATGATGGGAACCACTACTGGCTTGCCGATGGCTTTCACCGAGTCAAGGCACGCCAGCAACTAGGCCAACAATCTATAGAAGCCGCAATCCTGGATGGGGACAAGCGGGCAGCCATACTCTATGGCGTTGGAGCCAATGCCACCCACGGCCTTCGGAGAACCAACGCGGACAAGCGTCGGGCCGTCGAACTCCTGTTGAAAGACAAGGAGTGGGCCAATTGGTCAGATCGAGAAATTGCACGACAGTGTGCGGTCAGTAATCGGCTAGTCACCAACATGAGGACTGAGCTATCTGTGAACGGTTCACAGATGCAAGCCCCACCACCCACAATCAAGGACTGCCAAGAAAAACCTTCTCCACAAAATGCGGAATTGGACCAAACCTCAACAACTCGAATGGCTAAGCGGAACGGAAAAACCTACCCGCTGGATGTCAGCAAGATTGGGAAGAAAAGCCAAGATGCGAGGAAGCCCGCACCCCGAGTAACTACGGATTCGCCGAAAAAAGGTGATGGTCCGGACTATCTCGCTTATCAGGCAAAAGTATACCTGAAGGAAATTGACCCAAACGGCTCAGAAGGAGCCAAAAAACTCTCGGAGATTCGCGATTGGATCAACGAGCAACTCGGCGAAACATCAGTCAATAGGCCGAATTAG